Proteins encoded by one window of Musa acuminata AAA Group cultivar baxijiao chromosome BXJ2-9, Cavendish_Baxijiao_AAA, whole genome shotgun sequence:
- the LOC135623422 gene encoding lysM domain-containing GPI-anchored protein LYP6-like produces MEEKHLLLLFISLSLLAGAAMAKSTIEPCTGTDACPALLGYTLYADLKVAEVAALFQTDPVALLAANAIDIAVPDAENHILPAGLFLRVPASCSCSGGIRRSISTSYTVRPADTLGSIAGSVFAGLTSPDQIREANDIPDPADLDAGSTLVIPLPCTCFNSTDNFLPAIYLSYVVQQGDSVPAIAARYATTVTDIMTVNAMASPSIRPGDILAVPLPACASMFPNIASDYGLIVANGTYAITASHCVQCSCGPGNLNLYCTPASLAVSCSSMQCSNSNLMLGNFTSQQTSAGCSVTSCNYGGFVNGSIVTRLTTSLQPQCPGKHQFPPVIPPPTTVLHDSFLVPSPSPAQAGGTVTNPRSSVPGTFGLSGIAPASGPAGSTSEASIVSPFCCILCLFAFSLVNFNFLY; encoded by the exons ATGGAGGAGAAGCATCTATTGCTCCTCTTCATCTCGCTCTCGCTGCTGGCGGGTGCCGCCATGGCGAAGTCTACCATCGAGCCGTGCACGGGGACGGACGCCTGCCCCGCGCTGCTGGGCTACACTCTCTACGCCGACCTCAAGGTCGCTGAGGTGGCCGCCCTCTTCCAGACAGACCCCGTCGCCCTCCTCGCCGCCAACGCCATCGACATCGCCGTCCCCGACGCCGAGAACCACATCCTCCCCGCCGGCCTCTTCCTTCGCGTCCCCGCCTCCTGCTCCTGCTCTGGCGGCATCCGCCGCTCCATCTCCACCAGCTACACGGTCCGCCCCGCCGACACTCTCGGATCGATCGCCGGCTCCGTCTTCGCTGGCCTCACGTCCCCCGACCAGATCCGGGAGGCCAACGACATCCCCGACCCTGCCGACCTCGACGCCGGCAGCACCCTCGTCATCCCCCTCCCCTGTACCTGTTTCAACTCCACCGACAACTTCCTCCCTGCCATTTACCTCTCCTACGTCGTCCAACAGGGCGACTCTGTGCCGGCCATCGCCGCCCGCTACGCCACCACTGTGACAGACATTATGACCGTGAACGCCATGGCAAGCCCTTCGATCCGGCCAGGGGACATACTCGCCGTACCGCTGCCAG CATGTGCTTCAATGTTTCCCAATATCGCCTCGGATTATGGTTTGATTGTGGCTAATGGGACTTATGCCATTACTGCTAGTCACTGTGTCCAATGCAGTTGTGGGCCAGGAAATCTCAA TTTGTACTGCACACCAGCCTCCCTAGCAGTATCATGTTCGAGCATGCAGTGTAGTAACAGCAATCTTATGCTTGGAAATTTCACTTCCCAACAAACTAGTGCTGGTTGTAGTGTCACTTCTTGTAATTATGGTGGCTTTGTAAATGGGTCTATTGTCACTAG GTTAACCACATCTCTTCAACCTCAGTGTCCAG GAAAACATCAGTTTCCTCCAGTCATACCCCCACCGACAACAGTACTGCATGATTCGTTTCTTGTTCCATCACCATCGCCAGCCCAAGCTGGTGGTACAGTTACAAATCCAAGGTCTTCGGTGCCTGGGACATTTGGCCTCTCTGGTATTGCTCCTGCCTCTGGTCCTGCTGGAAGCACATCTGAGGCTTCTATCGTTAGTCCATTCTGCTGTATTTTATgtttgtttgccttttctttgGTTAATTTCAACTTCCTATATTaa